The Parolsenella catena region TGCAGCGTGTACTCGGCAGCCATGTCTTGCCTCCCCTACCTCTCGGCCACGATGCCGAACGCATCGCGGATGACGTTTCTTGGACACTTGGTGGCGCACATGCCGCAGGAGATGCAATGCGACCAGTCGATGACGGCATGGTTGTCTGTCACGTGGATGGCGCCGGCCGGGCAGGCACGCTCGCAGGCACCGCAGGCAACGCAGCTGTTGTCGCACACGAGGCGGGCGTCGGAGCCCTTCTCGGTGTTGGAGCAGCGCGCCGTGATGGTGAACTCGCGCTCGACGAGCTGGATGATACCCTGCTCGCAGGAGCGCGCGCACAGTCCGCACCCGATGCAGGCGGACGCGTCAACGACGGCGACGCCGCGCTCGTTGATGTGGATGGCGTTCTTGCGGCACACGCCCACGCACGTGCCGCAGCCGATGCAGCCCTGCTTGCAACCCTGCAGGTCGCAGCCGCCGTTGCACATGACGACCGCGACGGGGCGGGGCTTTCTCGGACGGGTGGCCGCGGGTCTCGCGGTCTTATGCTTGTTGTTGTCGTAGGCCATGTCCTTGGCCTTTCGTTTCTCGCGGGGCGCCTGCGTGGCCGGGCGCGGAGCCCAGGCCCCGCAGGCACCCGAATGACATAGGGGGAACCTCCCGACGGGAAACCGGGCGGGCGCGGGAGGAACGCCCGCCCGGATGGGGCCACTCGCCTACTTGGCGAGCAGGTAGCCGTAGTTGTCGCGCACGGCGCGAATCGTGAGTCGCACGTCCTCAGGCAGGCCGCAGTTGGCGTCGTCGACGTCATAGGCGCCCGTGCCGGAGGCGAGGCGAACGAGGAAGGAGCCGTCGGCCTGGGGCAGGAAGCCGCGGTTCTCGGAGGCGCCCATGTCCTCGGCGCTCCAGAACAGGGTGAGCTTGTCCTTGAACGGACGGCCCTCCCATGGGCAGAACACGGCGCAGTTGCCGCACTCGTTGCACATGCCGTCCACGTGGATGACCTGGTGCTGGGCCAGGCCCGGAACGTCGATGGCGACGTTGGCGCGGTTGGGGCAGACGTCGCAGCACACCTCGCAGACCTTGGCGCAGCCCAGGCAGCGGCTGTGCGCGAGCGGGGCGGCCTCGGTGGAAAGCGTGCCCTTGCGCTCGTAGCACTGCTCGACCGACGCCGCGGCGTTGGCCTCGGCGTAGGCGTTGAAGTCGGCGCCGAGCATGTCGCGGGCCACGGCCTGCGCGTCGGCGATGGCCTCGACAAAGGTCGCGGGGCCTCGGCGGCAGTCACCGGCGGCCCAGACGCCGTCCACGCCCGTGGCGGTGCCAGCAGGGCGACCCTTGCGGTCGACCTCGACGCCGGCGGAGGCATAGACCCCGCCCTCGATGTGCTCGCCCACGGCGCAGATCACGGCCGTGGCCGGGACCTCGACGGTCTCACCGGTGGCAACGGGGCGCTGGCGGCCGGACTCGTCGGGCTCGCCGAGCCTCATGACGTCGCAGGTGAGCTTGCCGTCCGCCACGCCCTTGGGGGCGAGAAGCTCGCAGAACTCGACGCCGTCTGCCAGCGCCTCCTGCAGCTCGTCCTCGTCGGCGGGCATGAAGCGCTTCGTGCGGCGGTAGACGATGCGCACGTTCTCGACGCCCGGCAGGCGCTTGGCCACGCGGGCGGCGTCCATGGCGGTGTTTCCGGCGCCCACGATCACGATGTCGGAGCCAAGCGCGGAGAGGTCCTCGCCGTCCTTGGCGGCACGCAGGAACTCAAGGACGTCATGCTCCTCGCCGTACTCGAGGCCCACGTGGCCCGGCGCCCAGGCGCCCACGCAGACCACGACGTCCGTGTAGCCCTCGGCCTTGAGCTCATCGACGCTCTTGACCTCGCGTCCCAGCTCGACCTTTGCGCCAAAGGCCAGGCAGAGCTGCTCGTCGGCGTCGATGTCGTTGTGGGAGATGCGAAACTCCGGGATGACGTGGCGCGCCACGCCGCCGAGGCGGTTCGTGCGCTCGATGATGGTGACGTCGGCGCCGGCGCGCGTGAGGAAGAACGCCGTCGCGAGGCCGGCCGGGCCGCCGCCGACGACGGCGACGCGCTTGTCGGAGCTGCCGGCGGGCTTGGCGGCCTTGAGCTCGGCGAGGACCTCGTCAAAGCCACCGCGGGCGGCCTTGAGCTTGCTGGTGCGGATCTGGGCGCCCTCTGCCTCGTAGAAGGCGCGCTCGCACTTGGCACCGCAGGGGTGCGGGCAGAGGTTGCCGGTGATGTGGGGCAGAGCGTTTCTGCTCACGATGATGCGCAGGGCCTCGGCGAGGTTGCCCTCGTCGACGGCGTGCAGGTAGGCCGGGATGTCCTGCTGGATGGGGCAGCCGGAGCGGCACGGGGCCGTGAAGCAGCTCGTGAGCGGCAGCGGGGCGCTCACCTTGTGGGGCTTGGCCGGCTTGATGGGCTTGTGGTACAGCGAGCTTTCCGTGGCCTTCTCGCCCAGGGCGGTGACGGCGGCCACGTCGACGTCCTCGCGACGCTCCATGCCCTCAAGGATGTGCGCGATCTGGCTGAAGCGCTCGTAGCCGCCGGGCTTGAGCACCGTGGTGGCCATGGTGATGGGCCAGATGCCCGCGGCGTACAGGTCATGGATGTTGCGGGCGTCGGCGCCGCCGGAGTAGCTGATGCGCAGCTTGCCGTCGAACTCGGCTGAGATGCGGCGTGCCACCTCGACCGTAAGCGGGAACAGCGAGCGGCCGGACATGTACATCTCCTCGCTCGGCAGCTCCGAGCGCGTGACATCGACGGGGAACGTGTTCGTGAGCTTCACGCCAAAGGCGAGGCCGTGGCTCGCGGCGAGGTCGATGAGGCGGCGCATCATCGGGACGGCGTCCTCCCACTGCAGGTCCTCGACGAAGTGCTTGTCGTCGAAGGCGATGTAGTCGAAGCCCAGCTCGTTGAGGCGCGCGCGGGCGTAGTCATACCCAAGCAGCGTGGGGTTGCACTTGATGTAGGTGTTGAGGCCCTTCTCGCAGATAAGGTAGGTGGCGATGCGCTCGATCTCTGCCGGAGGGCAGCCGTGGAGCGTGGACTCGGTGACCGAGGTGGAGACGTGCGGGCTCACGGAGTTCACGAACTCGGCGTCGACGTGCTCGAAGCGGTCGAGGTTGGCGAGCGCCCAGTCGCGGCACTCGGCCCACACGGCCGTGTTGCTCGCGTCCTTCATGGACTCGATGTAGTTGTCGACCTTGGCGCTCTTGATGCCCTCGAGGTCGTAGCCCACGCTCATGTTGAAGACGAAGCCGTCAGCCGCACCCAGCCCAAGCTCGCGCGACAGCAGCTTGCAGGCCCACCAGGCCTTTACGTACTCGTTGAGCGCCTGGCTAACCTCAAGCTCGGTGGACCACTCGCAGTTGTAGCACTCGTCCTCGGCCACGATGCAGGGCTTGTTGACGCACGCGGACAGCTCGGCGCCGTCCATGACCTGCACGGTCTTGACCTCGAAGAAGCGGGACCCCGCCACGTAGGAGGCAACGATGTTCTGCGCGAGCTGGCTGTTGGGGCCGGCAGCCGGGCCAAACGGCGACTCGATCTTCTCGTTGAAGATGGGGTCGGCGCCGCCCTCGTGGCGCACGATCTTGCGCACGCCGAATACGCTGCCGAGGTTGGCGTGCTCGGTGAGGATCCAGTCCATCATCTGTGCGAACGGGATCGGCCTCATGATGTCGCTCATGTCTGAGCTCCTCTCCTGCCCCGTCGAGACCGCGCGACGAGGGCGAGATGTGTTACGCGCGAGGCATGCCGCCCCGTGCGCGACGGCCCCGCGGAGGCCGTCTGCCGCGTCCGCGCTCCCCGGCGCGGACGCGGTGCGGCGGCACCGGACTCGCCGGCACCGCCAACGGGGACGCCATGGGGGCGCCCCCGGAGAAAACCTAGTAGGTGCGGTGGTTCAGCGTGCCCCACAGCTTCTTGGACTGCTCGAGCGTCCAGGCGTTGATGCGCTCCTCGTCAAAGGCCACGAACTCGCGGTCCTTGTAGAGCACCCGGCCGTTCACAATCGTGGTGCGGCAGTTCTTGCCCATCATGCCGAACAGCATGTGGCCGTCGATGTTGTCGCCGGAGAAGGGCGTGAACACCGGGTAGTCCATCACGATGACGTCTGCGGCGGCACCCGGCGCGAGCTTGCCGAACGTGCGCCCGAAGTACTTGGAGGCCATCGCGTAGTTGTTCTTGAACAGCATCGTCATGGCCTCGCCCCAGCCCACATTGGGCATGGCGGCGTTATGGCGCTGGATGACGAGGAAGACCTTGAGGCTCTCGAGCATGTCATGGGTGTAGGCGTCCGTGCCCATGCAGACGGGGATGCCGCGGCGCATGAACTCGAGCACGGGGGCGCAGCCCACAGCGTTGCCCATGTTAGACTCGGGGTTGTTCACGAGCCAGGTGCCGGAGTCCTTGATGATGTCCATCTCGGCGGGCGTCACGTGGATGCAGTGGCCGAGCATGGTGTCGGGGCCAAGCAGGTTGTGCTGCAGCAGGCGCTCGACGGGCGGGATGCCGCCGCGATTCTTGCGGGAGTCCCAGACGTCGTTCATGCCCTCGCAGACGTGGATGTGGAAGCCCGTGAGGCCGTCGTTGGCCTCGGCCATCTTGTCCATCGTCTCGTCGGAGAGCGTGAAGGTGGCGTGGCCGCCGAACATGGCGGCGATCATCGTGTCGTTGTCCTTCTCGCGCGCGTCGTGAGCCCAGCGGGCGAACTCGGCGTTCTCGGCGATCGACTGGTCACGCTTCTCCGGGCCACGGCGGTCGGAGACCTCGTAGCACAGGCAGGAGCGCATGCCGAGCTCGGCCGCGACGTCCTTGATGGCAAACAGGGAGCCCGGGATCTCGCAGAAGCTCGCGTGGTGGTCGAAGATCGTGGTGACGCCGTCTCGCAGCGAGTCGAGGATCGTGGCGTAGGCGCTGGCGCGCGTGCCGTCGAGCGTGAGGTTGTCGTCGATCTTCCACCACTGCTGCTCGAGGTTCTCGAGGAAGTTCGTGGGGTTGCAGCCATCGATGGCAAGGCCGCGGGCAAGGCCCGAGTAGATGTGGGTGTGGCAG contains the following coding sequences:
- the ygfK gene encoding putative selenate reductase subunit YgfK, which codes for MSDIMRPIPFAQMMDWILTEHANLGSVFGVRKIVRHEGGADPIFNEKIESPFGPAAGPNSQLAQNIVASYVAGSRFFEVKTVQVMDGAELSACVNKPCIVAEDECYNCEWSTELEVSQALNEYVKAWWACKLLSRELGLGAADGFVFNMSVGYDLEGIKSAKVDNYIESMKDASNTAVWAECRDWALANLDRFEHVDAEFVNSVSPHVSTSVTESTLHGCPPAEIERIATYLICEKGLNTYIKCNPTLLGYDYARARLNELGFDYIAFDDKHFVEDLQWEDAVPMMRRLIDLAASHGLAFGVKLTNTFPVDVTRSELPSEEMYMSGRSLFPLTVEVARRISAEFDGKLRISYSGGADARNIHDLYAAGIWPITMATTVLKPGGYERFSQIAHILEGMERREDVDVAAVTALGEKATESSLYHKPIKPAKPHKVSAPLPLTSCFTAPCRSGCPIQQDIPAYLHAVDEGNLAEALRIIVSRNALPHITGNLCPHPCGAKCERAFYEAEGAQIRTSKLKAARGGFDEVLAELKAAKPAGSSDKRVAVVGGGPAGLATAFFLTRAGADVTIIERTNRLGGVARHVIPEFRISHNDIDADEQLCLAFGAKVELGREVKSVDELKAEGYTDVVVCVGAWAPGHVGLEYGEEHDVLEFLRAAKDGEDLSALGSDIVIVGAGNTAMDAARVAKRLPGVENVRIVYRRTKRFMPADEDELQEALADGVEFCELLAPKGVADGKLTCDVMRLGEPDESGRQRPVATGETVEVPATAVICAVGEHIEGGVYASAGVEVDRKGRPAGTATGVDGVWAAGDCRRGPATFVEAIADAQAVARDMLGADFNAYAEANAAASVEQCYERKGTLSTEAAPLAHSRCLGCAKVCEVCCDVCPNRANVAIDVPGLAQHQVIHVDGMCNECGNCAVFCPWEGRPFKDKLTLFWSAEDMGASENRGFLPQADGSFLVRLASGTGAYDVDDANCGLPEDVRLTIRAVRDNYGYLLAK
- a CDS encoding 4Fe-4S binding protein, whose product is MAYDNNKHKTARPAATRPRKPRPVAVVMCNGGCDLQGCKQGCIGCGTCVGVCRKNAIHINERGVAVVDASACIGCGLCARSCEQGIIQLVEREFTITARCSNTEKGSDARLVCDNSCVACGACERACPAGAIHVTDNHAVIDWSHCISCGMCATKCPRNVIRDAFGIVAER
- the ssnA gene encoding putative aminohydrolase SsnA, yielding MLIVGNGRVITRDAEKPYLEHGAVAIDGDTIVAVGDEAELKAANPGYEYVDAHGGVIMPGLVNCHTHIYSGLARGLAIDGCNPTNFLENLEQQWWKIDDNLTLDGTRASAYATILDSLRDGVTTIFDHHASFCEIPGSLFAIKDVAAELGMRSCLCYEVSDRRGPEKRDQSIAENAEFARWAHDAREKDNDTMIAAMFGGHATFTLSDETMDKMAEANDGLTGFHIHVCEGMNDVWDSRKNRGGIPPVERLLQHNLLGPDTMLGHCIHVTPAEMDIIKDSGTWLVNNPESNMGNAVGCAPVLEFMRRGIPVCMGTDAYTHDMLESLKVFLVIQRHNAAMPNVGWGEAMTMLFKNNYAMASKYFGRTFGKLAPGAAADVIVMDYPVFTPFSGDNIDGHMLFGMMGKNCRTTIVNGRVLYKDREFVAFDEERINAWTLEQSKKLWGTLNHRTY